The genomic region GCAGCGTGCGGCAGCCTGGCCGAAGTGCCGGGTCTGCTCCAGCGCGATCAGGAATTTAAGTTGCTTTATGTCCATAAGGCACCTGCCTGGGAATAAGTGAAAAGCCGTAAAGGCACGAGGCGCTGGAACCCCGCGTAACCCGGCGAATGAATGAACAGACGATCTCATTGTAACGGCAGGCTCGTCCAAGTATTGACGCAGTGATTGATTCGCTCGATAACCTGTTCAGCCGTAACGGAGTTCAAGTGCAGTAACGACGTCTCTACCTCGCTGGAGATCCAAATGTGGGTGGGGCTTGCCCTAATGCCAGTCAATTAAGCGTACATCGCCCTCTGTAGGAGCGAGCTTGCTCGCGAGATACGTCAACGATAACGCGTGCTTCCTGAATGAACGCGGTGCCTGTGGGTTTTCGCGAGCGGGCTCGCTCCTACAAAAGCCTTAACTGGCTGGCATTAGGGCTACCCCCGATGGCGGTGAGTCAGTCAAAGGTGCATTTGCTGACACAGCCTCGTCAAGGGCACGTCCCTCCCACTTTTAATCCGTGCCCAACCGCTAAATCAAAAGTGTCCAGCGCTCCTGCGTCAGGCGCCCACACAAGGAAAATCGCACCAGCTAGCCGCCGGTCATGCTCATGAAACGCACCACCTGCACGTCGTCATTTAGCTCGAAGTTGTGTCGATAAGGCTTGATCTTCATCGACTCGAGGATGGCGTGCTCCAGCCGTTGCGGTTCACCCGGGTAACGGCGCAGCACCTCCTTGAGGTCGACCGAATGCTCGTTGCCCAGGCACAGCAGCAAGCGGCCTTCCACGGTCAATCGCACGCGGTTGCAGGTGCCGCAGAAGTTGTGGCTGTGGGGGGAAATAAAGCCCAGGCGGATATGCGGCGCTTCGGCCAGGCGCCAGTAGCGTGACGGGCCCTGGGTCGATTCGGCGGAGTCGATCAGGGTGTAGCGTTCGGCGATGCGCTCGCGCACTTGCGCACTGGAGTAGAACGCCTCGGCACGGCTGTGTTCGCTGATCTCGCCCAGGGGCATTTCCTCGATAAAGCTGATATCCACGCCGCGTTCGATGGCGAACGCCACCAGGTCGTTGATCTCGTGATCATTGCGGCCTTTCATCACCACGCAATTGAGTTTGGTGTGTTGAAAACCCGCAGCATTCGCGGCGTCGATACCGGCGATGACTTTGGCCAGGTCGCCGGTGCGCGTCAGTTCGCGAAAGCGTTTTGGGTCCAGGCTGTCGAGGCTGATATTCAGGCGCTTGAGGCCGGCGTCGAACAAGGGGATGGCGAACTTGCCCAACTGCGAGCCGTTAGTGGTCATGCACAGCTCGCGCAGACCGGGGAGGGCGGCGATGCGCTGGCACAGATCAACCACCCCTGGGCGAATCAGGGGCTCGCCGCCGGTCAGGCGGATTTTGCGCGTGCCCAGGGCGACGAAGCTTTCAGCCAACTGATAAAGCTCCTCCAACGTGAGGATGCGTTGGCGCGGCAGGAATTGCATGTCTTCGGCCATGCAATACACACAACGGAAATCGCAGCGGTCGGTCACCGACATTCTGAGGTAGTCGACCCGGCGAGAATATCGATCCATCAGGATTTTATCGCTCATTAAAACCTCCGGCGGCGACCCAGTGAGTGGTCATGGCAGTGTTTTGGAGGCCTTGATAGGTATAAAAGCCTTGTTTGGCTGCAGGCTAAAGTTGTTTTTGAGGGGCGTCTAATCACTATCGCCAACCGGCTGATCGATGAAATCTATGGCGGTTTAATCTAGGTGGGTCGAGTTTTTAATCCGCTGAAAAATAATGACGAAGCGGCTCATCTGTACAGCTGTTCGTTGGAGGGCAGGTTGCATGCATTCAGTTTTGCCAATGTTCGGGATCGCAGCGTTGCAGTCGCATTTTGTTACTAACCAATGGCCTAAAAATACCGGGCTGTAGTGGCAAACCGGGACAAAACCCCGGTTTGCCACTCAATTTTCATAAAAATGTAACAACCCTGCTGCACAGTTCGGGAGCCCGTCACCACAACGAGTTCCTTTTAATGAAAAGCTTGATGAAGTCTGCAGCACTGGCCGTTACGGTTTCTCTTTGTGCCTCCTCCATGACCTTTGCCGCCGAGAGCGTGCGCCTGACCGGTTCCGGCGCCAGCTTCCCTGCACCGATCTATCTCACCTGGTTCAAGGATTTCAGCAAGAAGACCGCTGGCGTCACCGTGGATTATCAATCCAAGGGCAGCGGCGCCGGTGTGCAGGACTTCCTGAACAAAACCGTCGATTTCGCCGCTAGTGACTCGGCCATGAAAGACGAAGACATCGCCAAGGTTGCTGAAGGCGTGCAGTTGCTGCCGATGACTGCGGGTGAAATCGTGCTGGCGTATAACCTGCCGGGCAATCCCAAGGGCCTCAAGCTGCCACGCGACGTTTACTCGAATATCTTTTTGGGCAAGATCACCAAGTGGAATGACCCACAGATCGTGGCCGCCAACCCGGACCTGAAGCTGACCGATACGCCGATCACCGTGGTGGTACGTGCGGACTCCAGCGGCACCACGGCGGTCTTCACCAAGCACCTGGCGACCATCAATCCTGAGTTCAAGCAGGCGCTGGGGGAGGGCAACACCGTTAACTGGCCGGCCAGCGACAAGTTCATCAAATCGCCCAAGAACGACGGCGTGACCGCCACCGTACGCCAGACGCCGGGCGCTATCGGCTACATCGAATACGGCTTCGCCAAGCTGGCCAAGGTTGACTTTGCCCAGTTGCAAAACAAGGCCG from Pseudomonas synxantha harbors:
- the moaA gene encoding GTP 3',8-cyclase MoaA; protein product: MSDKILMDRYSRRVDYLRMSVTDRCDFRCVYCMAEDMQFLPRQRILTLEELYQLAESFVALGTRKIRLTGGEPLIRPGVVDLCQRIAALPGLRELCMTTNGSQLGKFAIPLFDAGLKRLNISLDSLDPKRFRELTRTGDLAKVIAGIDAANAAGFQHTKLNCVVMKGRNDHEINDLVAFAIERGVDISFIEEMPLGEISEHSRAEAFYSSAQVRERIAERYTLIDSAESTQGPSRYWRLAEAPHIRLGFISPHSHNFCGTCNRVRLTVEGRLLLCLGNEHSVDLKEVLRRYPGEPQRLEHAILESMKIKPYRHNFELNDDVQVVRFMSMTGG
- the pstS gene encoding phosphate ABC transporter substrate-binding protein PstS, whose protein sequence is MKSLMKSAALAVTVSLCASSMTFAAESVRLTGSGASFPAPIYLTWFKDFSKKTAGVTVDYQSKGSGAGVQDFLNKTVDFAASDSAMKDEDIAKVAEGVQLLPMTAGEIVLAYNLPGNPKGLKLPRDVYSNIFLGKITKWNDPQIVAANPDLKLTDTPITVVVRADSSGTTAVFTKHLATINPEFKQALGEGNTVNWPASDKFIKSPKNDGVTATVRQTPGAIGYIEYGFAKLAKVDFAQLQNKAGQYVVPNAESGAEALAAVKMPESLVAWLPDPDGAKSYPITSYTWMIFRKDNGNPAKAKAMREMVEYSLTEGQKIADSMGYIPLPQSVVDQVRKASANIQ